TTTGCATTTGCATGGGCGATAGTGGAGCTATTAAACTTGTAAGATTTATTGAttgaattttctgtttctcttacagtacctcttcttcttgtcgGATATGGTTTTGGTGCTTCGTTTGTTGCCTTATTTGCTCAGTTGGGTGGTGGAATATATACTAAGGGAGCTGATGTTGGGGCAGATCTCGTTGGGAAAGTTGAGCAGGGAATTCCCGAGGATGATCCTCGAAATCCTGCTGTTATTGCTGATTTGGTATTtgatctttgttctttttgtttcttactttcttgATTCTGTGATTCCCAAACGTGACATCCTTGTTTGGGGCATATATCACTCTACAAGGGTTTGCTTGTGTTTTCGTCATTTAGGCATTTAAAgccattttcatcttcttgtagGTTGGAGACAATGTGGGGGACTGTGCTGCTAGAGGTGCTGATTTATTTGAAAGTATAGCTGCAGAAATCATCAGTGCAATGATACTAGGTGGAACAATGGCTAAGAAGTGCAAAATTGAAGGTGCACCATCTCTCTTTAAAGTTACTTCTGGTATATGCAAATATATAACTTATGGTGTGAGTTCCTGACTCATACCGAGAAAATTAAATGAACTGCTAGGATTTTATAATCTGAAATGCAAACTTAGGAAGAGTTGCATAGAGAGTTCAAGCTCGTAAATTACATTCTGTATACAGAATAATCTACGCtttattgcatgttttggtcaCTCCTTGAGGATTTGAGGGTACATTATTACTTGTTAGGATTTAAAAAGTCGACATAAGTTGTATAGAGTTATTGTTTGAAGCACCTTGTACGAACCTGCTATGCATTGTGTGAAAATTGAAGGAAGACTACTTTTCATGACAGCAAGCTACACTTGGCTGCagtcaaaaaatttcaataacaTTACCCATTTCTAGCAGTGGTTGTTAGATATGCGCTGATAAACATCCTATTAAACCTCTTGTTCATGCTTGATACTTACTCAAATCTTTCTCTATTATGCAGATCCATCAGGCTTTATCCTTTTTCCTCTAGTTGTTCATTCTTTTGACTTGATTATATCCTCAATTGGTATTCTATCAATCAAGGGAACACGTGATGCTAGTGTGAAATCTCCGGTAGAGGATCCAATGGCTGTACTTCAGAAAGGATATTCTCTGACAATTATATTAGCTGTTATAACATTTGGCGCGGTAATGTTGTCACACATAACCATTGATTGTCTTGTTCCTTTCATTCTTTTTACAATTAATTCTGCTTTTTATGGGCTTTTTGGTTCAGACTTTTCATTAGCCTACACTAGCCTTGTTATTACTGAAATTTCGAACAAATTCTTTGCTATATTCTTCTGACAGCATTATTTATGTTTGTAGTCGACTCGCTGGCTGCTTTACACTGAACAAGCTCCATCTGCATGGTTCAATTTCGCCCTATGTGGGTTGGTTGGCATCATCACAGCCTATATCTTTGTCTGGATATCCAAATATTATACAGACTATAAGCACGAGCCTGTTCGGACGTTGGCTCTTGCTAGCTCGACTGGTCATGGGACTAATATCATTGCTGGAGTAAGCTTGGGCCTGGAATCAACTGCTCTTCCAGTTTTGACTATAAGTGTAGCTATTATTTCTGCGTATTGGTTGGGCAATACCTCGGGTCTAGTGGACGAAAATGGTATTCCCACTGGAGGTCTATTTGGAACAGCCGTTGCTACAATGGGAATGCTAAGCACTGCAGCTTATGTCCTTACTATGGACATGTTTGGCCCCATAGCTGACAACGCTGGTGGGATTGTCGAGATGAGCCAGCAGGTAAGATGTCACATGATTGGCTTGAAAGGCTCTTATGTTCCATCTTTATTCTATGtagaaataataaatgtttcGTGCAGCCAGAGAGTGTCCGTGAGATCACTGATCTTCTTGATGCTGTTGGGAACACCACAAAAGCAACAACGAAAGGGTTTGCCATTGGATCTGCTGCACTTGCATCATTCCTTCTCTTTAGTGCGTATATGGACGAGGTTTCAGCGTTTGCTAATGTGTCTTTCAAAGAGGTAGATTTCGTTATGCATCGTTGCTGTATTCTCGATGTTGAGACAACTTCTCATACTCATCCTCGGATAAAATCAGGTTGATATTGCTATCCCAGAAGTGTTCGTTGGTGGATTATTGGGTGCCATGCTTATTTTCCTCTTTAGTGCTTGGGCATGCGCGGCAGTTGGTCGAACTGCACAAGAGGTTGTCAACGAAGTAAGAAGGCAATTTATTGAGAGGCCTGGCATAATGGTGAgcatatttttccttttgagtGCTTCACCTTTTCTTGTGTATTGGCTTGTACCGTTGTTGACTAGCAAATATCTTGTTGCAGGAGTACAAGGAGAAGCCAGATTATAGTCGCTGTGTCGCCATAGTCGCATCTGCAGCTTTAAGAGAAATGATAAAGCCAGGAGCTTTAGCTATTGCATCACCCATTGTAGTTGGTAAGTCAGTAATATCTACTCGTTTTTCTTTACTTACTGtattgaaagtttgaaaccaCAACATTgtgaccaaaaacaaacctcTTGTTCTCTCTTTCAGGTTTGGTGTTTCGAATCTTGGGTTACTACACAGGACAACCTCTGCTCGGAGCAAAAGTTGTAGCTTCTATGCTCATGTTTGCAACAGTTTGTGGTATCTTAATGGCACTTTTCCTAAACACGGCGGGAGGTGCTTGGGACAATGCAAAGAAATACATAGAGACCGGGGCACTTGGGGGCAAAGGAAGTGAAGCTCACAAAGCAGCTGTGACTGGTGATACGTAAGTATTTTCGTTCTACTTCAACACTCATTCAAAGTTATATTCCTGAATACGATTTCTCATTAGAATTCATCTGAAAATTGTAGCGTGGGAGATCCGTTCAAGGACACAGCCGGTCCATCCATTCACGTCCTCATAAAAATGCTTGCGACTATAACTCTCGTCATGGCTCCGGTTTTCCTCTGAAAGTGAACCGTTACTTATCCATCCCGGCTTATTTACTCTCTTGCACATATACAAatagagagggagagaggttggttataaaatgatttacatgGATTAatggtttttgtgtttcatttCATCTGAATAAATGAGATAATTCTGTTTTTGAGTTTAGAGACACTCTTTAAGGAATTCTAGAGACATTTTAATCAACCACATCTTTGACTTTGAGAGTCTTTATTTTCCTCGATTTAATCTTTCTAGTacttcttcttactcttcttGATTTGCCTCCAACTCGTACAGACAATTGTCTACTCGGTAGTCTTATGAGACGGCGGTTGTTGCGATTGCTGCCATGATGGTGGTGGCTGTGTTTGCTTcctagtcttcttcttctctgctttgGTCTAATGTTATCTATTCGACTGGGACTGTCCGATGAACTTGATTCATCATCACTCGGATAATCATAGGTCGTAGCTTCTATATCATCGAGACGTTTTCTGCGACGGTTGACCCGATTTATGTTAGTCAAACTGTGACACAAGCAACTAATCATCTCTCCAATGTCGAACCAGTACGCTGCACAAGCGGCACATGACATTTTGCAGATACTTTTCACAACACATTGGCAAATTCCAAGCTTGAACAGGAGGGTGATGAACATCAAAACtgggaaaaagaaacaaatacaaaattatagaaaacaaaggaaagttCACAGAATCAATAGTGAATGCTAAAAATCGGAAATAAGAGAAAGGTTTACTTATGAAACAGAGGCTTGACATCAGCACAAGCTTTGCAATATCAGGAAGACAGAAATGTTCTATGAAACACTCAAGATCCCATGGTCCCGAGCATACATCTCTGTAATTTTTAAACAGAAGAGAAATCCTCAAAACATGCgatagaaaaacaaaccaaagcgATTTCACGACAGAATTCAGACAATGACGTGAAAATCTTACAAACAGGATCTTCCAAGTGTGGCTTTTAACGGTGCTGTGAAAATATTCCCGATAAAACCTCCGATGTCGTTTGATGCTTTGCCTATAGCGTTTCCCATTTTTGCTTAGAACGGTAATCAGTGACTCGCTCCAATCATTTTCTCAACAATCATGTTTATCAAAcgtaaagagataaataaattttctgtGAATTTTCAGAATATGAATGAAGTTACATCCTCGCGTACAGTTTCagaaacgaaagaaaaaaaattgcgAGAAACCGTTTCCAGAGAGAAAATTCGgcatatttttcataattttcaataaaccgtttgttttttttggtccaAAAACATGGTAGGAATATTTTGAAAACCCTCGAAAACAATTCATACACTTATACACACACATCAgccgatttttttttggtaagaagTTAGGAATTTGTATACAAACACTGGAAGTACATACACTAGCGGTTATATGAACAATGCAAACAGACAAAACTGAAGAAGCTTCAGAGATATCACCAATCTCATTACATAGTGTGATTTTCTCTAAGAAACTTTTTCACCTACAATATAACTACGAGATTTCACTGTGAGTTTGAAGCTCTCCTAAACCCAAGAAATCAGCAGCAAACTCTTCATCGTTTTTGCCTAACATTTCCTGTAATGTACATTCTATGTTCCTCCCTTTGAGTACCCTAAACCGCGGTTTTATCCTTTTCTCTAGCGAGTAACTGAAGTACCTTGGGTATTCTATTACCTCTCTTACCGGCTTCTCCATGCTGTTCACCAGAAATTCAAACTTCGGTCTCAACACTTTGTCGATGCTATATCCTAAGATCGGTGAGAATTTGCGAATCATGAAGgcaatctctctctctgataTCCCAATCTCCATTAAGTACTTTAGCCTGTAAGAGCATATGTTTACAAAATTAGGGGTCATTTTCTAGAGATAGATTCACTAAGATGATGTGCTATTTGGGTCAAGATAGATACCGTGGAAGTACTGTTTTGTCTGCGTCGTATATGAGAAATTCAGGGTATTTCTTTATGATTCGGGGAAAATGTGTAGTGGAAACACCAAAACGAGTGAGAAAGATGAGCTTTTTCTGCAGGGTTTTCTCAATGCTGCAGCCAAATATTTCAGGACATCGACACAGTATTTGACctacaatttctttttgaaacCCCAAATCTTCCAAAAAGCAAACAACCTGTTACAAGATGAAGAATAGCGTGGTTAAAGAAATAGTCTTGCACAATAATAGAATGAGAGAATACATATCTTGGAAAGTGGTTTCTTTACCTTAAGAAATTCTTGGGGTTTACATAACAAAAGCTGAGGCATCTTGGGTATAACCTTCCCCATTCTTTTATCTCTAACACCTAATTTATCAAATTCCTTCACCATCATCTCCATATTGCTGGCTGAGCAACCGAGAAGCAAAGGCCATCTCCTAATGGCGTGGTCAATATCCATTTTGAGCACCTAAGAAAGTAAACCAGGTGTTGGTAGACCAATCATagaacaaaaatgataaatacaACTTAGCAAACACAAAACCACCAATTTTCTGATCAACGTGATGTATTCTGTCTTGTCAAATTGTGCTTACCGATTCACTGTAAAAAAATGAGCCGATGTGAGAATAGTTCTCTTGTATGCTTGGTGAGAGAATCCACGGATACTTCAGCAACAATTTTCCAGAATCCTTGTTCACTACACTTACCTGAACTTATACAACCCCAATTTGCAATAATCAGCAATCacgagaaaacaaagaaagtgcAGCTCCATGCTAATTATGAACAACCAACCAACCATACCTTCTCCATAGCTGTGGCTACCCTTCGTTTGATCTCCTCAGTTTTTCCGAGCATGATGGGAGGGTACAAAAGAAGTACCTTTCCCAAGCAATATTTCGGAATACCAATGCTTTCAAGAAACTCGACCATAGGCttcatatcattttcttctgaAAGTAGAAGAAGCCGAGGGAATGACTCGAGTAAAAATCTAAATGATGCATCTACAGAGCCCAGCATATCCAAGCCTCCACGCCTTGCTTCAATCTAAAGTACATTTTAACATTCTCCTTACTAAAGAATATAgagaatgaaaaacaaaatcagataCTATAATATAACTGAGGAAACACAAAAAACCTTTTCgaaaaaggaaagagtttGCTGCACATCTTCATCGATAGGAATGGATAAGTAGAGCATCATTCGTCTTGCATACTTTCCAACCAGACCTTTCTCATCACTGCCAGAAAAGAATATTTCCTTGAGGTACTTAACCTATAATCCAAATCCAAGATTAAGTACCAAATCCAAACCCAACCTAACTCTCTTTTGATGATGCAGAGAAATTGAACAATCTGTGAATTACCTTATCGAGAAGTATCGGAAGCGATTCAGAGGAGACGTAATGAGCCAAATACATAGCAGAAGACAAACTCAAACCAAGACTCTCCAAAAAGGCAACTTTGCCACCATCACCCTTTTGTTTCACCATATAAATCACTTTctccttaaaccctaaaccctccTCAACTCTCTCAGATTCTCCACTCCCTTTCCACGAATT
This sequence is a window from Arabidopsis thaliana chromosome 1 sequence. Protein-coding genes within it:
- the VP2 gene encoding vacuolar H+-pyrophosphatase 2 (vacuolar H+-pyrophosphatase 2 (VP2); FUNCTIONS IN: hydrogen-translocating pyrophosphatase activity; INVOLVED IN: proton transport; LOCATED IN: Golgi apparatus; EXPRESSED IN: 23 plant structures; EXPRESSED DURING: 13 growth stages; CONTAINS InterPro DOMAIN/s: Inorganic H+ pyrophosphatase (InterPro:IPR004131); BEST Arabidopsis thaliana protein match is: Inorganic H pyrophosphatase family protein (TAIR:AT1G16780.1); Has 30201 Blast hits to 17322 proteins in 780 species: Archae - 12; Bacteria - 1396; Metazoa - 17338; Fungi - 3422; Plants - 5037; Viruses - 0; Other Eukaryotes - 2996 (source: NCBI BLink).) translates to MMMDEDVEQASLMSFNDRPRAFPNMRSKTYSPLIFRIIRKLNVRVLSIILLFCFGAIFYMGASTSPIIVFVFTVCIISFLLSIYLTKWVLAKDEGPPEMVEISDAIRDGAEGFFRTQYSTISKMAILLAFVILCIYLFRSLTPQQEAAGLGRAMSAYITVAAFLLGALCSGIAGYVGMWVSVRANVRVSSAARRSAREALQIAVRAGGFSALVVVGMAVIGIAILYSTFYVWLGVGSPGSMNVTDLPLLLVGYGFGASFVALFAQLGGGIYTKGADVGADLVGKVEQGIPEDDPRNPAVIADLVGDNVGDCAARGADLFESIAAEIISAMILGGTMAKKCKIEDPSGFILFPLVVHSFDLIISSIGILSIKGTRDASVKSPVEDPMAVLQKGYSLTIILAVITFGASTRWLLYTEQAPSAWFNFALCGLVGIITAYIFVWISKYYTDYKHEPVRTLALASSTGHGTNIIAGVSLGLESTALPVLTISVAIISAYWLGNTSGLVDENGIPTGGLFGTAVATMGMLSTAAYVLTMDMFGPIADNAGGIVEMSQQPESVREITDLLDAVGNTTKATTKGFAIGSAALASFLLFSAYMDEVSAFANVSFKEVDIAIPEVFVGGLLGAMLIFLFSAWACAAVGRTAQEVVNEVRRQFIERPGIMEYKEKPDYSRCVAIVASAALREMIKPGALAIASPIVVGLVFRILGYYTGQPLLGAKVVASMLMFATVCGILMALFLNTAGGAWDNAKKYIETGALGGKGSEAHKAAVTGDTVGDPFKDTAGPSIHVLIKMLATITLVMAPVFL
- a CDS encoding uncharacterized protein (unknown protein; FUNCTIONS IN: molecular_function unknown; INVOLVED IN: biological_process unknown; LOCATED IN: cellular_component unknown; BEST Arabidopsis thaliana protein match is: unknown protein (TAIR:AT1G21722.1); Has 30201 Blast hits to 17322 proteins in 780 species: Archae - 12; Bacteria - 1396; Metazoa - 17338; Fungi - 3422; Plants - 5037; Viruses - 0; Other Eukaryotes - 2996 (source: NCBI BLink).) gives rise to the protein MGNAIGKASNDIGGFIGNIFTAPLKATLGRSCLDVCSGPWDLECFIEHFCLPDIAKLVLMSSLCFIILMFITLLFKLGICQCVVKSICKMSCAACAAYWFDIGEMISCLCHSLTNINRVNRRRKRLDDIEATTYDYPSDDESSSSDSPSRIDNIRPKQRRRRLGSKHSHHHHGSNRNNRRLIRLPSRQLSVRVGGKSRRVRRSTRKIKSRKIKTLKVKDVVD
- a CDS encoding Mitochondrial transcription termination factor family protein (Mitochondrial transcription termination factor family protein; FUNCTIONS IN: molecular_function unknown; INVOLVED IN: biological_process unknown; LOCATED IN: chloroplast; EXPRESSED IN: 22 plant structures; EXPRESSED DURING: 13 growth stages; CONTAINS InterPro DOMAIN/s: Mitochodrial transcription termination factor-related (InterPro:IPR003690); BEST Arabidopsis thaliana protein match is: Mitochondrial transcription termination factor family protein (TAIR:AT2G21710.1); Has 1485 Blast hits to 916 proteins in 85 species: Archae - 0; Bacteria - 0; Metazoa - 111; Fungi - 0; Plants - 1282; Viruses - 0; Other Eukaryotes - 92 (source: NCBI BLink).) encodes the protein MELLHTSCNFETLTLISPPLKSCNFSSSSLFFSPRRVTLFPAYHSGRVTVSASLQHGDSNFSSNSSQTNQEAQNSIAGFLRRDTGLSEADSDFISSNCPKYTRMIVEGVRDLEEWNSWKGSGESERVEEGLGFKEKVIYMVKQKGDGGKVAFLESLGLSLSSAMYLAHYVSSESLPILLDKVKYLKEIFFSGSDEKGLVGKYARRMMLYLSIPIDEDVQQTLSFFEKIEARRGGLDMLGSVDASFRFLLESFPRLLLLSEENDMKPMVEFLESIGIPKYCLGKVLLLYPPIMLGKTEEIKRRVATAMEKVSVVNKDSGKLLLKYPWILSPSIQENYSHIGSFFYSESVLKMDIDHAIRRWPLLLGCSASNMEMMVKEFDKLGVRDKRMGKVIPKMPQLLLCKPQEFLKVVCFLEDLGFQKEIVGQILCRCPEIFGCSIEKTLQKKLIFLTRFGVSTTHFPRIIKKYPEFLIYDADKTVLPRLKYLMEIGISEREIAFMIRKFSPILGYSIDKVLRPKFEFLVNSMEKPVREVIEYPRYFSYSLEKRIKPRFRVLKGRNIECTLQEMLGKNDEEFAADFLGLGELQTHSEIS